A single Phragmites australis chromosome 4, lpPhrAust1.1, whole genome shotgun sequence DNA region contains:
- the LOC133915184 gene encoding uncharacterized protein LOC133915184 isoform X1, with product MAAPASSASSGSGGGDPFAAAEAVTTASATACACPICLEAFKDEAYLDTCFHSFCYKCICQWVKIVASKHVEPLSSVRCPLCKTENLSVIHAFDGESFERWYINQEPRKRRLSDAHELVLHFYNMEEITSDISSMQQYWKQHKYLRKKIWLETWLRREIQALIRDENVEAIVYHIHGVIESFMKRHEKDHTSRKISPEERREEFKSLLSDAARPFLLGRTERFVTEVELFLVSNLNMEAYNKLRVQRFRESTSHLTREQDLLPHDRSLEDHYLYFISDDTGCTGEI from the exons ATGGCGGCGCCCGCCTCATCCGCCTCCTCcggtagcggcggcggcgacccattcgcggcggcggaggctgtGACTACGGCGAGCGCTACTGCTTGTGCTTGCCCCATCTGCCTCGAAGCTTTCAAGGACGAGGCCTACCTCGACACCTGCTTCC ATTCTTTTTGCTACAAGTGCATATGCCAGTGGGTAAAGATAGTAGCGAGCAAGCATGTGGAACCTTTGTCATCAGTTAGATGTCCCCTTTGCAAG ACTGAAAATCTATCTGTTATACATGCTTTTGATGGTGAATCATTTGAGCGGTGGTACATAAATCAGGAACCTAGGAAGAG GCGTCTTTCAGATGCACACGAGTTGGTATTGCATTTTTATAACATGGAAG AGATTACAAGCGATATCTCCAGCATGCAGCAATACTGGAAGCAACACAAATATCTCCGAAAGAAAATTTGGCTTGAAACCTGGTTGAGACGGGAAATTCAGGCCCTTATTCGG GATGAGAATGTTGAGGCCATCGTTTACCACATTCATGGTGTGATCGAATCTTTCATGAAAAGGCATGAAAAAGATCACACTTCAAGGAAGATTTCaccggaggagaggagggaggagttCAAGAGTTTGCTCTCTGATGCTGCTAGGCCGTTCCTCCTTGGCCGAACGGAGCGATTTGTGACCGAGGTAGAACTCTTCCTGGTTTCAAATTTGAACATGgaagcatacaacaaattgcGCGTTCAGAGATTTAGAGAGTCCACTTCCCATCTAACTAGGGAGCAAGATCTACTGCCTCATGATCGGTCTCTTGAGGACCACTACTTGTATTTTATTAGTGATGACACAGGTTGTACTGGTGAAATATAG
- the LOC133915185 gene encoding uncharacterized protein LOC133915185 produces the protein MDTEPFDEAELVLPASPAASPPRRLKRLKKSSSQTTTTTAAPPAGSPSPPPTPPPPASPGEETLAPRPSPTTDPSPPLSASDADALTSLPRSSPNPDSSPLPPTDSTDEEEDDDGLDPLFSEIGGSTGWDPLGAPVEGNGGDEEEMLGGGLIEELRREKSAKKRLDMDEGDGELAAGAEATGKRSKRRRKGEAPMESARGKKRSEKERRVQLDSIHAESQRLLRETRSATFKSIVQPVCKPISSVLEKIRLRKLEILKKLNTPIEDNDDNDASLDPVSDSAEHLGVPQVKEVATDDKDSRIDDADKDFGANGHDLVRSNSVPEDEDGLSCKKDLHNCGTEASDEEISDRSEENHEENAQSGDNHNDSVDQTQPPHSSSPTNSTDDISSEDEEDNDKENIDPSTQKNDLNIDEHLQQAIGGGSCPDDSILKDFLDDEAEEEDDSDNDMMRFKDNEEDGGDENEVFNDLIAAGYEEKDVDREKRNELHQKWLQQQDAAETNNVLQRLKFGHQEQKELTDEDEDIADCEDESENEMSYDLTPTNVVRQNSEKAKQMIAKMFTDDNDTYEHSDDEEIEEHLARQRVSKREVHNNLFISPLEDDSSREVFSLIKKLNIAPQAKRRGKQSTSIHEMLMAGRNNSSSSKSSFLGRTASGSLASSHRSVYRTYVFGRDDSNSSSRSCMSTSESNSEMEHDNSSQPKNKKAKFSSSQPKSVGLRTNSEGDASSGVSLFEILRRSSSVTSDKQEYSRQESCATITESQAVHQFSAFKLSRRFSRVGARN, from the exons ATGGACACGGAGCCCTTCGACGAGGCGGAACTCGTGCTCCCTGCCTCCCCCGCCGCTtcccctcctcgccgcctcaAGCGCCTCAAGAAATCATCCTCCCAAACCACCACCACAACCGCAGCCCCTCCCGCCGGCTCCCCATCCCCACCTcctacgccgccgccgccggcatcACCGGGTGAGGAAACCCTAGCTCCGCGCCCGTCTCCTACCACCGACCCCTCCCCGCCGCTGTCGGCGTCAGATGCGGATGCTCTAACCTCGCTACCCCGTTCATCTCCCAACCCCGATTCCTCGCCGCTGCCTCCGACGGACTCGacggatgaggaggaagatgacgacGGGCTGGACCCGCTGTTCTCCGAGATCGGCGGCTCCACGGGGTGGGATCCACTGGGCGCGCCGGTGGAAGGGAACGGTGGGGACGAGGAAGAGATGCTCGGGGGAGGGCTCATCGAGGAGCTGCGGAGGGAGAAGTCTGCGAAGAAGCGGCTCGACATGGACGAAGGAGATGGGGAACTGGCCGCGGGGGCGGAGGCGACGGGAAagaggagcaagaggaggaggaagggggaaGCGCCTATGGAGTCGGCCCGAGGGAAGAAACGGTCTGAGAAG GAGAGGAGGGTGCAGCTTGATTCCATCCATGCCGAGTCACAGAGGTTGCTGCGAG AAACAAGGAGCGCGACGTTTAAGTCAATTGTGCAGCCAGTTTGCAAGCCCATCTCATCGGTCCTGGAGAAGATTCGCCTTCGTAAGCTGGAGATTCTAAAGAA GTTAAATACTCCTATAGAAGataatgatgataatgatgcCTCTTTGGACCCTGTGAGCGATTCTGCTGAGCATTTGGGTGTGCCTCAGGTTAAGGAAGTGGCCACAGATGACAAGGATTCGAGGATT GATGACGCTGACAAGGACTTCGGAGCAAATGGCCATGACCTGGTTCGGTCTAACAGTGTTCCAGAGGATGAG GATGGTTTGAGTTGCAAGAAGGATCTCCATAATTGTGGTACGGAAGCTTCTGATGAG GAAATTTCTGATAGATCAGAAGAGAATCATGAGGAGAATGCCCAGTCAGGTGATAACCATAACGATTCAGTAGATCAAACTCAACCGCCCCACTCTTCAAGCCCTACCAATAGTACAGACGACAT TTCatcagaagatgaagaagataatgaTAAAGAGAACATTGATCCAAGTACTCAGAAAAATGATTTAAATATTGATGAACACCTCCAACAAGCTATCGGAGGAGGCTCGTGTCCAGATGACTCAATCCTGAAGGATTTTCTAGATGATGAAGCTGAAGAAGAGGATGATAGTGACAATGACATGATGAGGTTTAAGGacaatgaagaggatggaggtgACGAAAATGAAGTTTTTAATGATCTGATAGCAGCTGGCTATGAAGAAAAAGATGTAGATCGTGAGAAGCGTAATGAACTCCACCAGAAGTGGCTTCAGCAACAAGATGCTGCTGAAACAAATAATGTTTTGCAAAGATTGAAGTTCGGTCATCAGGAGCAGAAAGAATTAacagatgaagatgaagatataGCAGACTGTGAGGATGAATCAGAAAATGAAATGTCATATGATTTAACTCCAACAAATGTTGTGCGACAAAATTCTGAAAAGGCAAAACAAATGATTGCAAAGATGTTCACGGACGATAATGATACTTATGAGCACTCTGATGACGAGGAAATAGAGGAGCATTTAGCCCGTCAACGTGTTTCAAAGCGAGAA GTTCATAATAATTTATTCATATCTCCGTTGGAAGATGACAGCTCAAGGGAAGTGTTTAGTCTAATAAAGAAGCTCAATATTGCCCCTCAGGCCAAAAGGAGAGGAAAGCAATCGACAT CAATTCATGAAATGCTTATGGCTGGAAGGAACAACAGCTCTTCTTCAAAG TCATCTTTTCTTGGCCGGACAGCCAGTGGTTCATTGGCATCTTCTCACAGATCGGTTTATAGAACCTATGTATTTGGTCGTGATGACAGCAATAGCAGCAGTAGGAGCTGCATGTCTACTTCTGAGAGTAATTCAGAAATG GAACATGACAATTCCAGCCAACCCAAGAACAAGAAAGCTAAATTTAGCAGTTCACAGCCGAAATCAGTAGGGTTAAGGACAAATTCCGAGGGTGA
- the LOC133915184 gene encoding uncharacterized protein LOC133915184 isoform X2, producing the protein MAAPASSASSGSGGGDPFAAAEAVTTASATACACPICLEAFKDEAYLDTCFHSFCYKCICQWVKIVASKHVEPLSSVRCPLCKTENLSVIHAFDGESFERWYINQEPRKRRLSDAHELVLHFYNMEEITSDISSMQQYWKQHKYLRKKIWLETWLRREIQALIRDENVEAIVYHIHGVIESFMKRHEKDHTSRKISPEERREEFKSLLSDAARPFLLGRTERFVTES; encoded by the exons ATGGCGGCGCCCGCCTCATCCGCCTCCTCcggtagcggcggcggcgacccattcgcggcggcggaggctgtGACTACGGCGAGCGCTACTGCTTGTGCTTGCCCCATCTGCCTCGAAGCTTTCAAGGACGAGGCCTACCTCGACACCTGCTTCC ATTCTTTTTGCTACAAGTGCATATGCCAGTGGGTAAAGATAGTAGCGAGCAAGCATGTGGAACCTTTGTCATCAGTTAGATGTCCCCTTTGCAAG ACTGAAAATCTATCTGTTATACATGCTTTTGATGGTGAATCATTTGAGCGGTGGTACATAAATCAGGAACCTAGGAAGAG GCGTCTTTCAGATGCACACGAGTTGGTATTGCATTTTTATAACATGGAAG AGATTACAAGCGATATCTCCAGCATGCAGCAATACTGGAAGCAACACAAATATCTCCGAAAGAAAATTTGGCTTGAAACCTGGTTGAGACGGGAAATTCAGGCCCTTATTCGG GATGAGAATGTTGAGGCCATCGTTTACCACATTCATGGTGTGATCGAATCTTTCATGAAAAGGCATGAAAAAGATCACACTTCAAGGAAGATTTCaccggaggagaggagggaggagttCAAGAGTTTGCTCTCTGATGCTGCTAGGCCGTTCCTCCTTGGCCGAACGGAGCGATTTGTGACCGAG TCTTGA